The bacterium genome contains the following window.
GCCGCGAATCCACGCGCCGAAGACTGCTCGACGCCGCGCTCGAGGCCATCGCCGAGCGCGGCTACTCCGGCGCGACGACCGCCGAGATCGCTCGCCGGGCCGGCGTGTCTGAGGGAATGATCTTCAAGGTCGCCGCCAGCAAGTCGGAGCTGCTGGCAGAGAGCGTGCACGATCTGTTCGAGCGGCTCATCGTCGAGTACAAGGCGGAGTTCGAAAGCCTCGGAAGCCGCGGCGATCGGGTGGAGGCGGCGATCGAACTCCTCCACTCCGCGTACCGGCGCCCCGAACTTCGGGCGGCGTTCGAGCTCTACTTCGCGACGCGAAGCGATGAGACGCTCGCACGAGAACTCCAGAAGGTGGCACTTCGTCACCGCATGGGAATTCGAACGCTGGCAAAGCGCTTGTTCGTGGCTGCAGCCGAGGACGAAGATCGCCTCGCAGCCGCCGTCGACCTCGCGATGAATACGCTCCAGGGTGAGGCGCTCTCGAGCGTCGCCAACCCGGACCCGGAACGATCGCAGCGGGTGGTGAAACTCCTCGCCGAGCTTTTACGCCCTCTCCTCGCGCCCACCGAGGCGACCAGACGGACCGAAGTGAAGGAGAACCGATGAGCTCCGCTCCCACTCCGACGATCCCCCCGCTTCTGGGCCGATCGCCGGAAGCGCTTCCCGACAAGACAGGAACTCTCGACGGAGAAAGCGTCGCACGACATCCGCGTCTCGAATCGCTGCGGCGCGATCTCCTGGCAGCGCCCTACGCGCTCTGCACGCAGAAAGCGGAGCTCATGACGGAGTACTTCCGCGACCATGTACCCGGGGATCCCGTCGTCCGCATCCTCTCGCATCTTCATTTCGCGCTGACCCGCCGTGGCCTCGAGCGCAGCCTCGGCTCAGGATCGGCACAACCTCGCTGGCTGCTTCGCGCCAGCCGCTCACTACAGCGATTCTACGCACGTCGCCTCGATTCCGTTGCGGGCGAGCCGCTCATCGTGCATCACTCCCGTGCCCTCGCCCATGTTCTGGAGCGCGTTCCGCTTCGGATCTACGAGCATGAACTCCTGGTCGGCAATCCGTCCTCGCAGCGGATCGGCGCGCCGATCCACCCCGACCTCGGCGGCATCCTGATGCTCCCGGAACTCGAAACACTCTCGACACGGGCAGTGAACCCGATCGAATGCAGCCAGGAGCAGCAGCAACGACTCACGCGGGAGATCCTGCCATTCTGGTTCCCCCGTTCCGTCCAGTCGCGTGCGGCAGTTCTCGCCCAGGATCCAGAGCTACCGAACGCCCTGCTACGCGGTGATCGTTACGTGCTGACACAATTCGCAGGGATTTCTCACGTCACGCCCGACTATCCATCGATTCTGGAACACGGGTTCCAGGGCATTCTCGAACAGATCGAGACTGCGCGGAGCGACGCGCGGACCCCGGAGCAGGAGGCGTTCTTCGAGGCCGGCTCCATCGCAGCGCGGGCAGCGATCGCCTTCGGCGCTCGCTGGAGTGAACACTGCGCAGAGGAGGCGACCCGGCAGACCGATCCTCGCCGAGCCGCGGAGCTTCGCCGACTCGCGGACATCTTCCGACAGGTTCCGGCGCGCCCGGCTCGAAGCTTCTACGAGGCGGTCCAGAGCATGCTGCTGACCCACGTGATGGTGCACCAGGAGAGCTTCCAGCACGGCATCTCCTTTGGGCGGATCGATCGCTACCTCCACCCCTACTACGTACGAGACCTCGCAGATGGAAGGGTGACCCGCGACGAGGCCATCGAGATCCTCGGGTGCTTCCTGGGAAAGGCCGCAGAGCTCTTGCCGCTCTTCAACGAGATGGCCACGGAGTACTTCAGTGGCCTGTCTTCTGCGTCGGGCATCACACTCGGCGGAATGGACGAGCACGGTTGCGATGCATCGAACGAAATCTCGCTCCTCGTTCTCGAGGCCTACGACCAGATGCGCCTGCGACAGCCGAACCTCCACGCGCGCATCCACCCGGAGAGCCCGAAGGAATTCGTCGATCTGGCTCACGACGTCGTGAAGCGGGGCGGTGGCATGCCTGCCTTCTTCAACGACGAGGCCATCGTCCCATCCATCGAGCGCCTCGATGTTCCAACCCACGATGCCCGCGACTACGCGATCGTGGGCTGCGTCGAATGGGGCGTCCCGCGCAAGAGCTTCCCCGCAGCCGGTGCTTGCTTCCTCTCGCTGCCCTCCGCTCTCCAGCGCGCCCTGCGCGAGATTCCGCGGGTTGGCCAGGGCGTTTCGCCAGGTGCCCTCGATTCGATGGAGTCGATTTTCGCGACTCTGTCCACGGAGGTCGAGCAACTCGTCGCCGAAGCGGCCGATGGGAACGACGCGATCGAGTGCGCCCACGCGCGCTGGCGGCCGACACCCCTGCTCTCGCTCCTCGTGCAGGGCTGCATCGGCAGCGGGCGGGACGTCACGGCTGGAGGAGCGCGATACGACTCGACGGGGATGCAAGGTGTCGGCATCGCCGACGTGGCTGATTCCCTTGCCGCGATCGAACAGCTCGTCTCTGTCGAGAAGCGACTCTCGTTCGGAGAGCTCCTTGCGGCCGCAGACGGGGATTTCGTGGAAGCCCCGGAGCTCTGTCGCCGCCTCCAGGACCGGGTCCCACGCTACGGGTCGGATGCCGGGCGCGCCGAGCACTGGGCGAACCGCGTGTCCGACATCTATTGCGAAGCTGTCCGGCACCGTCGCAACCCGCGGGGTGGACCCTATGCACCGGGCTTCTGGACCATGACCACGCACATTGGTTTCGGACGACGTCTCGGTGCACTCCCGAGCGGCCGGCGGGCGGGCCAACCCCTCTCCGACGGCGTCTCGCCGGCGAACGGCGCCGACCGAAACGGCCCCACGGCCTCCCTGCTCGCGGCGACACGGACGCAGTCACCGGCAGTCGGCAATGGGCTCTGCCTCAACGAGAAGATCGAACCCTGGTTCGTGGAGGGTGATGCGGGGACCGCTCTTCTCGCGGATCTGACCCGCGGCTACTTCCGCGCCGGCGGAATGCAGGTCCAGTACAACGTGGTCGACCCACAGGTCCTCCTCGATGCCAAGGTCCATCCGGAACGGCATCGCGACCTCGTCGTCCGCATTTCCGGCTACAGCGCGTACTTCAACGACCTTACGGACGCGATGAAAGACGACATCATTGCGCGGGCGCTACACGGAGGACAGACGCCCCCCGGCAACGGACGAGGCGCCTGCGCATGATGCGACACGATTCGGCCATCGTCTTCGACGTGCAGCGATTCTCCGTCCATGATGGACCGGGGATCCGCAGCGTCGTCTTCTTCAAGGGCTGCGCGCTGGCGTGCGAGTGGTGCCAGAATCCCGAGGCGATCCGCGCCACGCCCGAACTCTACTACGACCACGAGCACTGCCTCGAGAGCTGCATGCTCTGCCTCCAGTCCTGCCCGCTGGATGCAATCCGAGATCAGCGGGAAGCGCGCGTCGATTTCGATCGCTGCGACGCCTGCGGAAAGTGCGTCGCGGAGTGCCCAAGCGGTGCTCTGCGCACCATCGGCCGAGCCCGCACGGTAGATGATCTGCTCGCCGAACTGCGCCGGGACCACGACTTCTACGAGTCCTCCGGTGGCGGGATTACGCTTTCAGGCGGCGAGCCCGTGCTGCAGGCACACTTTCTGCGCCAACTCCTTCCACGTGTCAAGGAGGCGGGGCTACACGTCACGCTCGAAACCTGTGGGGCCTACCCCTTCGCGCTCCTCGAACCGTTGCTCGAGTGGATCGATCTCGTCTACTTCGACATGAAGGTCGTGGATGCAGAGCGGCATCGAGAACTCACCGGGAAGCCGAACCACGAGATTCTCGAGAATCTCGGCATCCTGCTCGCACGAGGAGTCCCGCTCGAGGTACGAATGCCGGTGATCCCGGGCCGGAACGACGACACGCGGAGCATTGCGGAGATTTCGCAACTCCTCGCCCGACTCGACGTAGAGCGCATCACCCTGCTTCCGTACAACCATCTGTGGGAGGCGAAGCTCTCGAGGCTCGGCGGCGACCGAGCCCC
Protein-coding sequences here:
- a CDS encoding TetR family transcriptional regulator, with the translated sequence MMPALPDRAATSRSRTPAPPRASRSERRESTRRRLLDAALEAIAERGYSGATTAEIARRAGVSEGMIFKVAASKSELLAESVHDLFERLIVEYKAEFESLGSRGDRVEAAIELLHSAYRRPELRAAFELYFATRSDETLARELQKVALRHRMGIRTLAKRLFVAAAEDEDRLAAAVDLAMNTLQGEALSSVANPDPERSQRVVKLLAELLRPLLAPTEATRRTEVKENR
- a CDS encoding glycyl-radical enzyme activating protein, which produces MMRHDSAIVFDVQRFSVHDGPGIRSVVFFKGCALACEWCQNPEAIRATPELYYDHEHCLESCMLCLQSCPLDAIRDQREARVDFDRCDACGKCVAECPSGALRTIGRARTVDDLLAELRRDHDFYESSGGGITLSGGEPVLQAHFLRQLLPRVKEAGLHVTLETCGAYPFALLEPLLEWIDLVYFDMKVVDAERHRELTGKPNHEILENLGILLARGVPLEVRMPVIPGRNDDTRSIAEISQLLARLDVERITLLPYNHLWEAKLSRLGGDRAPLGIQPPTDDFYEELVHAFGKDGISASV